A single Melopsittacus undulatus isolate bMelUnd1 chromosome 11, bMelUnd1.mat.Z, whole genome shotgun sequence DNA region contains:
- the LOC101872706 gene encoding TBC1 domain family member 24-like has product MLQVGLSLPRSPGGADGGFPTDEGDNTGTGEEIFGSSPVTVVITSEADTWDIDISSCLGCGPFVDWDRMPDPEQQTHIPRDILSKSPKELKKLAREGYWAVSRALRAQVYHQLIQQVSCRLITPDALVYRDVASRLFGKMSVSTYPLPEFLEGCSMPTYCLNPEGITALKKILICVGNLFPDITYSPILPSLVALLLHYSEDEAQCFENISRLIASNSPHTSYIDQSFLAHQASCMTFGDLANKHCPAAHKLIASTSENVFEVYSEWLSWLFHDLPFNYAIRVFDVYLLEGQKVLYRIALALLKQYRLSVTSTELEGTDIKAHLQAFVQNIAEHVTVDKLLERAFGIRLFSRKEIWLLQMANRKALMERGITMVQSRQSFHLAIDMQNFSSSIVTAQEMRIIWSWIPERFSLSPPLLLFSTSEDGCSLQRFYTCCEGYEPTVLLIKTTEGEVCGAFLSSDWSERKKSGATSSFFGTGECFVFTVRPEMERYEWVFIKKPELAKAVPRSRQRSPSPSPASLLSSSPDGRSTSSNHLTVPTPQRKGRLSPFLAIRHFLLPSKTASMFMCGSREGIIIGGGGGQALSLDANLLWGRTEHCETFDNPPLCQENFKVQLLEVWGFQNA; this is encoded by the exons ATGCTGCAGGTGGGGCTCAGCCTGCCCCGCTCCCCCGGGGGGGCGGACGGCGGCTTCCCCACGGATGAGGGAGATAACACAGGCACCGGGGAAG AGATATTTGGCTCATCACCAGTCACTGTTGTGATCACATCAGAGGCTGACACCTGGGACATCGACATCTCCTCTTGTCTGGGCTGTGGACCGTTTGTGGACTGGGACAGGATGCCAGACCCAGAGCAACAAACACATATCCCCCGAGACATCCTCAGCAAGTCCCCGAAGGAGCTGAAGAAGCTGGCAAGAGAAGGGTACTGGGCAGTGAGCCGCGCTCTCAGAGCTCAGGTCTACCACCAGCTCATACAGCAGGTCTCCTGCCGACTCATCACCCCAGATGCTCTTGTCTACAGGGACGTGGCAAGCCGGCTCTTTGGGAAGATGAGTGTGAGCACCTACCCCCTGCCCGAGTTCCTAGAAGGGTGCTCCATGCCCACATACTGCCTCAACCCAGAAGGCATCACCGCCTTGAAGAAGATCCTCATCTGTGTTGGCAACCTTTTCCCTGACATAACCTACAGCCCAATCCTCCCCTCGctggtggctctgctgctgcactaCAGTGAAGATGAAGCCCAGTGCTTTGAGAACATCTCTCGCCTCATCGCCAGCAACTCTCCCCACACCAGCTACATTGACCAGTCCTTCCTGGCCCACCAGGCCTCCTGCATGACTTTTGGGGATCTGGCCAACAAGCACTGCCCAGCAGCCCACAAACTCATAGCCAGCACCTCTGAGAATGTCTTTGAGGTCTACTCTGAATGGTTATCATGGCTCTTTCATGACCTCCCCTTCAATTATGCCATCCGTGTCTTTGATGTCTACTTGCTGGAGGGGCAGAAGGTCCTGTACCGCATTGCCCTGGCCTTGCTGAAGCAGTACAGGCTCTCGGTGACCTCCACCGAGCTGGAGGGGACTGACATCAAGGCACACCTGCAGGCTTTTGTACAGAACATTGCTGAGCATGTGACTGTCGACAAACTCCTAGAGAGAGCCTTTGGCATCCGGCTATTCTCCCGCAAGGAAATCTGGCTTCTCCAGATGGCCAACAGGAAGGCATTAATGGAGAGGGGCATAACCATGGTGCAGAGCAG GCAGTCCTTCCACCTGGCCATAGACATGCAGAACTTCAGCTCCAGCATTGTAACGGCTCAGGAGATGCGCATCATCTGGTCCTGGATCCCTGAGcgcttctccctctcccccccactgctgctcttctccaCCTCAGAAGATGGGTGCAGCCTGCAGAG GTTTTACACATGCTGTGAAGGCTACGAACCAACAGTGCTGCTTATAAAAACCACAGAGGGGGAG GTATGCGGGGCATTTCTCTCCTCCGACTGGAGCGAAAGGAAGAAGAGTGGGGCAACATCCAGCTTTTTTGGGACAGGGGAGTGCTTTGTGTTCACT GTACGCCCCGAGATGGAGAGATACGAGTGGGTGTTCATCAAGAAGCCGGAGCTGGCCAAAGCCGTACCACGCTCACGCCAGCGGtcaccttccccttctcctgcaTCTCTCCTCAGCTCCTCCCCAGATGGCCGTAGCACCAGCTCCAACCATCTCACCGTGCCCACACCACAGAGGAAAGGCCGTCTCTCCCCATTTCTGGCCATCAGGCAtttccttctgccttccaaAACAGCCTCCATGTTCATGTGCGGGTCACGGGAGGGGATCATTATCG GTGGAGGGGGAGGCCAAGCTCTGTCCCTTGATGCCAACCTGCTGTGGGGGCGCACGGAACACTGCGAGACCTTCGACAACCCTCCACTCTGCCAGGAGAACTTCAAGGTGCAGCTCTTGGAAGTGTGGGGCTTTCAAAATGCCTAG